One Aspergillus oryzae RIB40 DNA, chromosome 2 genomic window carries:
- a CDS encoding Gfo/Idh/MocA family protein (predicted protein) — MSKRIRLGIVGLSADPSHCTNYIHKIPLTTTPLKEKYEITAVSMSSPEKAEAAAIAHGLPRERGYHSVESLAKDPDVDLVVVSVKVPRRAELAMAAIEAGKDVYVEWPFASNLAAAEALAQRARERQVKSMVGLPTRLAPQVLKMKEILRSGSLGRILATNLLVTDDLFLKFHADKRHSHDKTNGANIVTIAGGHLLDAMAFLLGEFTTLHAHTSMLFPKPVLCDTDGNLKTGQFNDSPDTFTMHGKIGISEVPVSVCMYSHPPTTPNLFQWVITGEKGSLKMEGPSLMIHAIPPKLMMTSFGSETVCWEEISLENTIVSGAEYQAWLDNDTERIVTLDEAVVRYRMVDAILRSAESGQCTSYRYD; from the exons ATGTCAAAGCGGATTCGCCTAGGAATCGTCGGCCTTTCGGCTGACCCCAGTCATTGCACCAACTACATTCACAAGATTCCCttgacaacaacacctttgaaagaaaaatatgagATTACGGCAGTATCTATGTCATCCccagagaaggccgaggcGGCAGCCATTGCGCACGGCCTACCGCGAGAGAGAGGATATCATAGTGTGGAGTCACTAGCCAAAGACCCTGATGTGGACCTGGTCGTCGTCTCGGTCAAAGTTCCTCGCCGCGCGGAGTTGGCTATGGCTGCTATCGAGGCTGGTAAAGATGTCTATGTTGAATGGCCATTTGCCTCGAATTTGGCCGCGGCCGAAGCGTTGGCACAGCGTGCGCGCGAACGGCAAGTGAAGAGCATGGTAGGCTTGCCCACGAGGCTGGCACCGCAGGTCTTGAAG ATGAAAGAGATTCTTCGGTCCGGATCCCTGGGACGCATCCTGGCCACCAATCTACTCGTGACAGACGACCTGTTTCTGAAATTCCATGCCGACAAAAGACATTCTCACGATAAGACGAATG GAGCGAATATTGTCACAATTGCCGGTGGTCACTTACTCGATGCCATGGCCTTCCTCCTGGGCGAGTTCACCACCCTCCATGCACACACTAGCATGTTGTTCCCAAAGCCTGTCTTGTGCGATACCGACGGCAACCTCAAGACTGGTCAGTTCAATGATTCTCCAGACACCTTCACTATGCACGGTAAGATTGGCATTTCTGAGGTTCCGGTGTCGGTGTGCATGTATTCACATCCCCCGACTACTCCAAATCTCTTTCAATGGGTTATCACCGGTGAGAAAGGATCGTTGAAGATGGAGGGACCAAGTTTGATGATTCACGCCATTCCTCCAAAGCTAATGATGACCTCCTTTGGGTCGGAGACTGTCTGCTGGGAGGAGATCTCCCTAGAGAACACCATAGTGTCAGGGGCAGAATATCAGGCTTGGTTGGACAACGACACTGAGCGGATCGTAACCCTAGATGAAGCTGTGGTTCGGTATCGCATGGTGGACGCCATCTTGAGAAGTGCCGAGTCCGGGCAGTGCACGTCATACCGCTACGACTAG
- a CDS encoding uncharacterized protein (predicted protein) gives MNDYIRVNCTELRWPELVCAEPGSNSRGHSPPFHIANASITQLKAIDLLFLIDFSISKIMESLLQLETALRAVVEETKRPNAAAAFASLRRADPNNDPALTAVASRVVDLASEVTQLLEPAYLALADHLFGYQHTQCLAAVVELRIPDYLASGPQTFEQLSISSGTRRDRLRQVLRLLYNNGVFSYDAESDSVRNNEASEMLKQDHWTQWHRWASVCSKQFYQMAQGLPRAMSAGVTRSPAQVHYDTDESMFSYLERNGTMVQLRECMGAAAIAQTPGMITGYPWAELSNHTLFDLGGGDGSLIAGLLRAIPTLQGGIMDTPRVLPFLQEAFHHPSSKYADVALRIPPERVIAGDFLQEVIPSEAYVMRWCLHDWNDEQACQILRNIRRSIINSPVSRLIVLESVLADGRWGRMSRLGDINVMVTAEHGQERTETQWRQLAACTGWKVVSITQLPGAWPSAIDMRPVERPENV, from the exons ATGAATGATTACATTAGGGTTAATTGCACGGAGCTTCGGTGGCCGGAGTTGGTTTGTGCGGAGCCCGGAAGTAACTCAAGAGGCCATTCGCCCCCGTTTCATATCGCCAATGCTTCAATTACTCAGCTAAAAGCCATTGATCTGCTCTTTTTGATTGACTTCAGTATTTCGAAAATAATGGAATCATTGTTGCAACTCGAGACCGCCCTGCGAGCTGTCGTGGAAGAAACTAAGCGACCGAATGCGGCGGCGGCCTTCGCATCACTCCGACGAGCAGATCCAAACAATGATCCAGCACTCACAGCAGTGGCCAGTCGTGTAGTTGACCTAGCTTCAGAAGTTACCCAGTTGCTTGAGCCAGCGTATCTGGCCCTTGCCGATCACCTATTCG GTTACCAGCACACACAATGTCTGGCAGCGGTAGTGGAACTACGAATTCCGGACTATCTGGCATCCGGTCCTCAGACCTTCGAACAATTATCCATTTCGAGTGGCACCAGACGCGACCGGTTGCGTCAGGTCCTCCGCTTATTGTACAATAATGGCGTTTTCTCCTACGACGCGGAGAGTGACTCTGTCCGAAACAATGAAGCCTCCGAAATGCTGAAGCAGGATCATTGGACTCAATGGCATCGGTGGGCGAGTGTGTGCAGCAAGCAATTTTATCAGATGGCCCAGGGGCTTCCTCGCGCCATGTCGGCTGGTGTAACTC GCTCTCCAGCGCAGGTCCATTACGATACAGATGAAAGCATGTTCAGCTACCTTGAGCGTAATGGTACCATGGTGCAGTTGCGAGAATGCATGGGCGCTGCTGCTATCGCCCAGACCCCCGGCATGATCACCGGCTACCCATGGGCTGAATTGTCTAATCACACGTTGTTCGATCtgggtggtggagatggctCGTTGATAGCCGGGCTCCTTCGCGCGATTCCCACCCTCCAGGGTGGAATCATGGATACGCCTCGGgtccttccttttctccaagaagcatttCACCACCCGTCCAGCAAGTACGCTGATGTGGCCTTGCGCATCCCTCCGGAACGTGTCATTGCGGGAGACTTTCTTCAGGAGGTTATCCCGTCCGAAGCATATGTGATGCGCTGGTGTTTACATGATTGGAACGATGAGCAGGCATGTCAGATCCTACGGAACATCCGCCGGAGCATCATCAACAGTCCTGTCAGTCGTCTCATCGTACTTGAGTCGGTGCTGGCTGACGGCCGATGGGGACGCATGTCTCGGTTGGGAGATATTAATGTCATGGTGACCGCGGAGCATGGCCAGGAGCGCACCGAGACGCAGTGGAGACAGTTAGCAGCCTGTACAGGCTGGAAGGTAGTCAGTATTACTCAACTCCCGGGTGCCTGGCCTTCAGCCATAGATATGCGACCTGTGGAGAGGCCGGAAAATGTGTAA
- a CDS encoding uncharacterized protein (predicted protein): protein MDSDSETAPLLSERVSTDNPPIHNEAPSQHHVTASQFLPVSLLASLGMAATVATTIYAYADLLCTDPTACEDTEQSAYAAVVAIANGIAHTVAILILGPLQHLASKYLKAGLFMWIICRAASVSPSGVCRLQYRVVSLKDWHRTICCTSI from the exons ATGGACTCTGACAGTGAAACAGCACCACTTCTCTCTGAACGTGTGTCGACGGACAATCCACCTATCCACAACGAGGCCCCCTCACAGCACCATGTTACGGCATCCCAATTTCTCCCCGTTTCGTTGCTGGCTTCGCTGGGGATGGCGGCAACAGTAGCTACAACTATCTATGCTTATGCAGACCTACTTTGCACTGACCCCACTGCCTGTGAAGACACCGAACAAAGCGCCTACGCCGCAGTTGTTGCCATAGCAAACGGCATCGCTCATACCGTAGCCATCCTCATTCTGGGACCTTTACAACATTTGGCGAGCAAGTACCTCAAGGCTGGACTCTTTATGTGGATTATCTGCAGGGCGGCGAGCGTA TCGCCCTCCGGAGTGTGCCGATTGCAGTATCGGGTCGTGTCTTTGAAGGACTGGCATCGGACAATTTGTTGCACTTCAATCTGA
- a CDS encoding uncharacterized protein (predicted protein), whose protein sequence is MLGTAVAPIAVTVFRSYTASFTTSLVIFALTMAYLVIFVRQPVSHGTGTLSNESAQPGWHKSPLGVLLSPLRPFYTNRKVIPYGLSLLLYTAVQGHLFPVIMVFASIRFHFGTLENGLIVSTAAICAAFQISLQIYVAPMLVRLSHRFGWGAQDASRVRHQDHNAVVGALLLQMVALSAITQVRSPVQLYLAVALSSAGLAVPAFFKAHFVSFMPDAPQAISALTFMESVGGLLSPFVLGAWQAVIPGTSVFLLAVALLGTTLCLFLVAGLFHSSGRV, encoded by the coding sequence ATGTTAGGCACCGCCGTGGCACCTATTGCAGTCACAGTTTTCAGAAGCTACACGGCGAGCTTCACGACATCGTTGGTCATCTTCGCTCTCACGATGGCCTACCTGGTCATCTTTGTGCGTCAGCCTGTAAGCCATGGTACTGGCACTTTGTCGAATGAATCTGCCCAACCAGGGTGGCACAAATCTCCACTAGGAGTGTTGCTTTCGCCTCTACGGCCGTTCTATACCAATCGGAAGGTCATACCTTACGGACTGTCGCTCCTATTATATACCGCCGTACAAGGGCATTTATTTCCAGTGATTATGGTTTTCGCCTCCATTAGATTTCACTTCGGTACTCTCGAGAACGGTCTGATCGTTTCCACAGCCGCCATTTGTGCCGCATTCCAGATTTCCCTCCAGATTTATGTAGCTCCAATGCTGGTGCGGCTCAGTCATCGATTCGGATGGGGAGCTCAGGATGCCTCGAGGGTGCGGCATCAGGATCACAATGCCGTAGTCGGCGCACTTCTGTTGCAAATGGTTGCCCTGTCAGCAATTACCCAAGTCCGCAGCCCCGTTCAGCTGTATCTAGCAGTTGCTCTCTCATCCGCTGGGCTGGCAGTCCCGGCTTTCTTCAAGGCCCACTTTGTCTCGTTCATGCCGGACGCACCACAGGCTATATCTGCGCTGACCTTCATGGAAAGCGTGGGAGGGTTGTTATCCCCTTTCGTCCTGGGGGCATGGCAGGCGGTTATTCCCGGCACGTCAGTTTTCCTGCTGGCAGTGGCACTTTTAGGAACTACCCTGTGTCTGTTTCTGGTGGCGGgtctctttcattcttctggtCGGGTTTGA
- a CDS encoding SDR family oxidoreductase (dehydrogenases with different specificities (related to short-chain alcohol dehydrogenases)) → MGSHKLTWLITGCSSGFGLSLTRAAQAGGHKVIATSRNPSRTPDLVAEIEGKGGKWVQLDVESPQSGNVISELEKGGEQIDILVNNAGGSIYAPIETSTEEEIRAQMETMYFGPLRLIRTVLPYMRQRRSGIIVNMSSGASLDGIPTMGVYGGAKAGLDALTKVLAKEVAPFNIRTLTVVLGTFNTNMLNSVVLGKTPLPDDYKGTFTEQVQGLLLNGKIKPNGDKDKAMQALYQVVVGEGVGEGHQEEKLLALGSDMTPRLKGTQDYLGHALEVFGSVTNGVDLDK, encoded by the exons ATGGGCTCTCACAAACTCACCTGGCTCATCACCGGCTGCTCCTCCGGCTTTGGCCTCTCCTTAACTCGCGCCGCTCAGGCTGGTGGCCATAAGGTCATCGCCACCTCGCGCAACCCTTCCCGCACCCCCGATCTGGTTGCAGAAATCGAGGGAAAGGGGGGCAAATGGGTCCAGCTCGATGTTGAGAGCCCCCAGAGCGGCAATGTGATTTCTGAGCTTGAGAAGGGCGGAGAACAGATTGACATTCTTGTGAACAACGCCGGGGGTTCTATCTACGCGCCCATTGAGACCAGtaccgaggaggagattcGCGCCCAGATGGAGACGATGTACTTTGGCCCCCTGCGCCTTATCCGTACGGTTCTCCCTTACATGCGTCAACGCCGATCAGGTATAATTGTCAACATGAGCAGCGGCGCTTCCCTCGATGGAATTCCCACAATGGGAGTCTACGGAGGCGCTAAGGCTGGTCTGGACG CCCTCACCAAGGTCCTCGCTAAGGAGGTTGCTCCTTTTAACATTCGTACCCTGACCGTCGTCCTGGGAACTTTCAACACCAATATGCTCAACTCTGTCGTGCTGGGCAAGACTCCTCTCCCTGACGACTACAAGGGTACCTTCACAGAGCAGGTGCAagggcttctgctgaatgggAAGATCAAGCCGAACGGCGACAAAGACAAGGCCATGCAAGCCCTCTATCAGGTTGTGGTTGGCGAAGGTGTGGGCGAGGGGCaccaggaggagaagctgtTGGCTTTGGGAAGTGACATGACTCCTCGCCTCAAGGGAACTCAAGACTATCTTGGCCACGCGCTGGAGGTGTTCGGCTCCGTGACCAACGGTGTAGATCTGGATAAATAG
- a CDS encoding cupin domain-containing protein (predicted protein), producing the protein MRLLNHLLPVVPLLQTASSSGPVAIIARPSPANETRVVLGDTFTGDAYIDASHADNEIWIGNVLFTPSARTHWHTHEKGQLLRVIAGSGWVCDKGASPRHLRVGDTAWCPRGVTHWHGAEEGSFLVHEAIAYGATEWLGAVGNEEYGQAGCVDC; encoded by the coding sequence ATGAGATTACTCAATCATCTACTACCCGTCGTCCCCCTGCTTCAAACTGCGTCCTCCTCTGGACCTGTTGCTATAATCGCCCGCCCTTCCCCAGCAAACGAAACTAGGGTAGTTCTCGGTGATACCTTTACTGGAGATGCATATATCGATGCCAGCCACGCGGACAATGAGATCTGGATTGGCAACGTTTTGTTTACACCTTCCGCACGAACTCATTGGCACACTCATGAAAAAGGACAACTGCTACGCGTCATCGCTGGATCAGGATGGGTTTGCGATAAAGGGGCTAGTCCCCGACATTTAAGAGTTGGCGATACTGCTTGGTGTCCTCGGGGAGTTACTCACTGGCATGGAGCTGAGGAAGGAAGCTTTTTGGTTCATGAGGCTATTGCCTACGGAGCCACAGAATGGTTGGGCGCCGTGGGGAATGAGGAGTACGGTCAAGCAGGATGTGTTGACTGCTGA
- a CDS encoding SDR family oxidoreductase (dehydrogenases with different specificities (related to short-chain alcohol dehydrogenases)) has protein sequence MPSSPKTILITGCSAHGIGAALAIKLAEQGHFIFATARTIRKIPESITSLANVHPLPLDVTDPTTISDAVCAVTERGHGLDILINNAGAGYTMPLLDADLDQAKQVYEANVWGLLRLVQACSDLLITSKGRIINMSSVGAVVNTPWIGVYSSSKAAVTQLSETLRLELAPWGVTVVCLMAGTITTAFHANEPEVVLLPTSRYAAIRQTISDWATGRAGPKGCSADEFAASTVDDVLGSTGGLVWKGPNSAAVQFVSRWCPTWLLDRIMSSGQGFNELSKSVTSAERHP, from the exons ATGCCCTCTAGCCCTAAAACCATTTTAATTACCGGCTGCTCCGCCCACGGGATCGGAGCAGCCCTGGCCATCAAACTCGCCGAGCAGGGTCACTTTATCTTCGCCACGGCCCGAACGATCAGGAAAATTCCAGAGAGCATAACTTCCCTGGCGAATGTACATCCACTCCCGCTGGATGTTACAGACCCTACCACAATTTCCGACGCTGTGTGTGCGGTGACGGAGCGTGGCCATGGACTCGATATTCTAATCAACAATGCCGGGGCTGGGTATACCATGCCTCTACTGGATGCTGACCTGGATCAGGCGAAGCAAGTGTACGAGGCGAATGTGTGGGGTCTGTTACGGCTGGTTCAAGCATGCAGTGACCTGCTCATCACTTCCAAGGGACGCATCATTAATATGAGCAGCGTGGGGGCCGTTGTCAATACGCCCTGGATTG GCGTTTATTCTTCATCCAAGGCCGCGGTCACACAGCTGTCCGAGACTCTTCGCCTGGAACTGGCTCCCTGGGGAGTCACCGTGGTTTGCCTGATGGCgggcaccatcaccaccgcATTTCATGCCAATGAGCCCGAGGTGGTCTTGCTGCCGACCTCGCGGTATGCAGCCATCCGACAGACCATCTCCGACTGGGCGACCGGACGAGCCGGGCCCAAAGGTTGCTCGGCCGATGAGTTCGCCGCCTCTACTGTCGACGATGTACTGGGCAGCACAGGCGGATTGGTGTGGAAGGGGCCCAATAGTGCTGCCGTTCAGTTCGTTTCTCGCTGGTGTCCCACCTGGCTTTTG GATCGCATTATGAGTAGTGGACAGGGGTTTAACGAGTTGTCAAAATCAGTGACAAGCGCTGAGAGACACCCGTGA
- a CDS encoding uncharacterized protein (predicted protein) gives MVDIIELIGKIKGYEDIPLRIQEIYFANVQFKIIKHDDHPAAQPYLGMVSNEELLERPEAGGGNFSRRAMRHVLTKSHSREEHLDSSLEVLALKNQLVWEGSNGTTARFKFGTLYPMRFSVWNRQTDERALYAVRRTTTAEHYQNENVLYAGMNEEPNVLVRFSKLKNEKKPNGVSFQMDFDAATRADKIGAHDWVRMDFYDIQTKENVGWLQNNGGIAKLNELGDLQMDASVFKFMYL, from the exons ATGGTCGATATCATCGAGCTTATCGGTAAAATCAAGGGCTACGAAGACATTCCTCTGCGGATACAGGAGATATACTTCGCCAATGTCCAATTCAAGATCATTAAGCACGACGACCACCCAGCGGCCCAGCCATACCTGGGAATGGTTAGCAATG AGGAGCTCCTTGAACGACCCGAGGCTGGAGGAGGGAATTTCTCCAGACGCGCCATGCGCCATGTACTGACCAAATCACACTCTCGCGAAGAACATCTGGATAGCAGTCTCGAGGTCCTTGCACTCAAGAACCAGCTGGTGTGGGAAGGTTCAAATGGAACCACTGCCAGG TTCAAATTCGGAACCTTGTATCCAATGCGCTTCTCCGTCTGGAACAGACAGACAGATGAAAGAGCTTTGTATGCCGTTCGGCGGACTACGACAGCAGAGCATTACCAGAATGAAAATGTCTTATATGCCGGCATGAATGAAGAGCCGAATGTGCTTGTGAGGTTCTCGAAACtcaagaacgagaagaagccgaatgGTGTTTCCTTCCAAATGGATTTCGACGCTGCCACACGAGCAGACAAAATTGGAGCGCATGATTGGGTTCGGATGGACTTCTATGATATCCAAACTAAAGAAAATGTTGGCTGGTTGCAAAATAATGGGGGAATTGCTAAACTGAACGAACTGGGGGATTTGCAGATGGATGCCAGCGTATTCAAATTCATGTATCTCTAA